In one Sphingomonas sp. S1-29 genomic region, the following are encoded:
- a CDS encoding alpha-1,4-glucan--maltose-1-phosphate maltosyltransferase translates to MAQGAFGAERGLPVGLQRRCDDAGLALLLDIDLARFPIEHPLVTKQPALFALRRSTEREGPVDPRVSMPASGEARARLRAEGAIEALLPAIADRLIALLDAGAQGFRFFDADRIAPQFLTALVAQLRAHKPDVMTIARAAAGPQALANTGLDGVVSSFGVCDLRSPRLVEERQGSAAALIAEPSPGQLADAHIERSLTAAAALSDGLIVPLDVLVRYPDLANRAVGVIRQAAGFAGEMRRLNGAGSAVAAFLRADTGDVRNCGAAMLVLVNTTAKAQPAPAPADLLSAAGAAFEPLGDDAFVELQPGEVRMMTTDRAKPILLNPAANGAVAAAQTARLVIEDVSPIVEGGFPVKRVVGEAITVGATVFADGHEQLAVELLWRAADASEWTTVPMAELPNLRWQASFATTRMGRHEFVIEAWLDRFGGFTRDFRKKLDAGVATSVDHAEGRLLVEQARDRSKGSAKKELGKFATSLKRDDNPALLLSDELAAVMARADDRPHRLRSAVQPVDAERLTARFSSWYELFPRSQSTVPGQHGSFDDVIPRLPAIRDMGFDTLYFPPIHPIGTANRKGPNNTLTPAPGDPGSPYAIGAPEGGHDAIHPELGSLEDFLRLVDAARDHGMEIALDFAIQCSPDHPWLKEHPGWFAWRPDGSMKYAENPPKKYQDIVNVEFYAKDAVPGLWAALRDVVLLWIERGVKTFRVDNPHTKTLPFWEWMIGDVRARHPEAIFLAEAFTKPAMMYRLAKVGFSQSYTYFTWRDEKAELTDYITELTTTPPKEFYRPHFFVNTPDINPLFLQTSGRPGFRIRAVLAATLSGLFGVYSGFELCEAAPVPGKEEYLDSEKYEIRQRDWTAPGNIIADITMLNRLRRAYPALQTHLNTRFYAAHNDRIIYFAKPAPDGADMILVMVSLDPHNPQEADFEVPLWEFGLSDTASIAVEDLAEGHRFDWHGKTQHIRLDPDQPYRIWRIAPGETA, encoded by the coding sequence ATGGCGCAGGGTGCATTCGGCGCCGAACGTGGCCTGCCCGTGGGGTTGCAGCGCCGCTGCGATGATGCCGGACTGGCGCTTCTGCTCGATATCGACCTTGCGCGGTTTCCGATCGAGCATCCCTTGGTGACGAAGCAGCCGGCTTTGTTCGCGCTGCGGCGGAGCACCGAGCGCGAGGGGCCGGTCGATCCGCGCGTGTCGATGCCAGCGTCGGGCGAAGCGCGCGCACGGCTGCGAGCCGAGGGTGCGATCGAGGCATTGTTGCCGGCGATCGCCGACAGGCTGATCGCGCTGCTCGACGCCGGCGCGCAAGGATTTCGCTTTTTCGATGCCGACCGGATCGCGCCCCAATTCCTGACCGCGCTGGTCGCGCAATTGCGCGCGCACAAGCCCGACGTGATGACGATCGCCCGAGCCGCGGCTGGCCCGCAGGCGCTGGCGAACACCGGGCTCGACGGCGTGGTTTCGTCGTTCGGCGTGTGCGACCTTCGTTCGCCCCGGCTGGTCGAGGAGCGGCAGGGTTCGGCTGCGGCGCTGATCGCCGAGCCTTCGCCCGGGCAACTCGCCGACGCGCATATCGAGCGCAGCCTTACCGCCGCCGCCGCGCTGTCGGACGGGCTTATCGTGCCGCTCGATGTTCTGGTGCGCTATCCCGACCTTGCCAACCGCGCGGTTGGAGTCATTCGTCAGGCGGCGGGTTTCGCCGGCGAGATGCGACGGCTCAACGGCGCGGGGAGCGCGGTGGCGGCGTTCCTGCGCGCCGACACGGGCGACGTTCGTAATTGCGGCGCGGCGATGTTGGTGCTGGTCAACACGACCGCCAAGGCGCAGCCCGCGCCGGCGCCGGCCGACCTGCTGTCGGCAGCGGGGGCCGCGTTCGAGCCCCTCGGCGACGATGCGTTCGTCGAACTGCAACCCGGGGAAGTACGAATGATGACCACCGATCGCGCAAAGCCGATCCTGTTGAACCCAGCCGCCAATGGCGCGGTCGCGGCGGCGCAGACCGCGCGGCTGGTGATCGAGGATGTCTCGCCGATCGTCGAGGGTGGGTTCCCGGTCAAGCGCGTCGTCGGCGAAGCAATCACCGTCGGTGCCACCGTCTTCGCCGACGGGCACGAACAGCTCGCGGTCGAACTGCTGTGGCGCGCGGCCGACGCCAGCGAATGGACCACGGTGCCGATGGCGGAGCTGCCGAACCTTCGCTGGCAGGCGAGCTTCGCGACCACGCGGATGGGGCGGCACGAGTTCGTGATCGAGGCGTGGCTCGACCGCTTCGGTGGCTTCACGCGCGACTTTCGCAAGAAGCTCGATGCCGGAGTGGCGACGTCGGTCGATCATGCCGAGGGGCGGTTGCTGGTCGAGCAGGCGCGCGACCGGTCGAAGGGGTCGGCCAAGAAGGAGCTGGGCAAGTTCGCGACCAGCTTGAAGCGCGACGATAACCCCGCGCTGCTGTTGTCGGACGAACTCGCCGCCGTGATGGCACGCGCCGATGACCGCCCGCACCGGCTGCGCTCGGCGGTGCAGCCGGTCGATGCCGAACGGCTGACCGCGCGCTTTTCGAGCTGGTACGAACTGTTCCCGCGCTCGCAATCGACCGTGCCGGGGCAGCATGGCAGCTTCGACGACGTCATCCCGCGCTTGCCCGCGATCCGCGACATGGGGTTCGACACGCTGTATTTCCCGCCGATCCACCCGATCGGCACCGCCAATCGCAAGGGGCCGAACAACACGCTGACGCCCGCACCGGGCGATCCGGGCAGCCCCTATGCCATCGGCGCGCCCGAGGGCGGGCATGACGCGATCCATCCCGAACTGGGCAGTCTCGAGGACTTCCTCCGGCTGGTCGATGCGGCGCGCGATCATGGGATGGAGATCGCGCTCGATTTCGCGATCCAGTGCTCGCCCGATCATCCCTGGCTCAAGGAGCATCCGGGCTGGTTCGCCTGGCGGCCCGACGGATCGATGAAATATGCCGAGAATCCTCCCAAGAAATACCAGGATATCGTCAACGTCGAATTCTACGCCAAGGACGCGGTGCCAGGTCTCTGGGCCGCGCTGCGTGACGTCGTGCTGCTGTGGATCGAGCGTGGGGTGAAGACCTTCCGCGTCGACAATCCGCACACCAAGACGCTGCCGTTCTGGGAGTGGATGATCGGCGATGTCCGCGCTCGGCATCCCGAGGCGATCTTCCTCGCCGAAGCCTTCACCAAGCCAGCGATGATGTACCGGCTGGCCAAGGTCGGCTTCTCGCAAAGCTACACCTATTTCACCTGGCGCGACGAGAAGGCCGAGCTGACCGACTACATCACCGAGCTGACGACGACGCCGCCCAAGGAATTCTACCGGCCGCATTTCTTCGTCAACACCCCCGACATCAACCCGCTGTTTCTGCAAACCTCGGGCCGTCCGGGCTTCCGCATCCGCGCGGTGCTGGCGGCGACCTTGTCGGGGCTGTTCGGCGTCTATTCAGGGTTCGAACTGTGCGAGGCCGCGCCGGTGCCGGGCAAGGAAGAATATCTCGATTCGGAGAAGTACGAGATCCGCCAGCGCGACTGGACCGCGCCGGGCAACATCATCGCTGACATCACGATGCTCAACCGCCTGCGTCGCGCCTATCCGGCGCTGCAGACGCACCTGAACACGCGCTTCTATGCCGCGCACAACGACCGGATCATCTATTTCGCCAAGCCCGCGCCCGACGGCGCCGACATGATCCTGGTGATGGTCAGCCTCGACCCACACAACCCACAGGAAGCCGATTTCGAGGTCCCGCTTTGGGAGTTCGGTCTGTCGGACACCGCGAGCATCGCGGTCGAAGACCTTGCCGAGGGCCATCGCTTCGACTGGCACGGCAAGACCCAACACATCCGTTTGGATCCCGACCAACCCTATCGCATTTGGCGCATCGCGCCCGGAGAAACCGCATGA
- the treS gene encoding maltose alpha-D-glucosyltransferase, translating into MTALNQDPLWYKDAVIYQVHVKSFYDSNDDGIGDFAGLMAKLDYIAELGVTAIWLLPFYPSPRRDDGYDIGEYREVSPDYGTMDDARAFIEAAHARGMRVITELVINHTSDQHPWFQAARKAPPGSPERDFYVWSDSDKLYSGTRIIFCDTEKSNWTWDDEAQAYFWHRFYSHQPDLNFDNPKVLEEVLSVMHFWLDAGVDGLRLDAIPYLIERDGTSNENLPETHEVLKKIRANLDAHYPDRMLLAEANMWPEDTQQYFGDTNDQGYGDECHMSFHFPLMPRMYMAVAQEDRFPITDIMRQTPDIPDNCQWAIFLRNHDELTLEMVTDQERDYLWNTYAADKRARINLGIRRRLAPLMERDRRRIELMNALLLTMPGTPVLYYGDEIGMGDNVYLGDRDGVRTPMQWSSDRNGGFSRADPASLTLPPIMDPLYGYQAVNVEAQERDQHSMLNWVKRMLAVRREHQAFGRGTQRFLRPANRKILAYLREFSGEVLLCVANLGRTAQAVELDLHDFVGRTPVEMSGGATFPAIGQLPYLLTLPPYGFLWFKLSADEAAPEWSSAAPGADVERYTFVLRPELSGVTQGRNAQVLEGEILPSYVAHRRWFGEKDETIGQVRVARTIALPQATDLVLSLIEVSTGAGTQIYTLPLGIAWEGEQHGPFASNLAIGRVRRERRVGLLTDGFAVAEFAEAVIGALKRGDSVAIEGGTLRFTGSDALDIEPDAVPEWIGAEQSNSTMVLGERAVLKLLRKVQPGIHPDAEMVRYLAANGFENVPAILGEVWLDEGDASTLLMLVQRFVYNQGDGWAWTLGVLDRLATDADWNSSNYENFAANIGRRLAQMHAVLAAPSDDAAFAPEAMTLADADNLSGRIEGQVDKALGSLATATLGENDAEAAAYLRDNRSALMERIKAVARQAEGRTRTRIHGDLHLGQMLVTGSDVMLIDFEGEPVRSLDERRAKDLPERDIAGVLRSFDYAAAVAEHARPAMAESDEARTDARYDAFRRSAAEAFLQGYQGVSEAIDEPLLDLMVLEKAAYEVAYEAANRPAWIGVPIAGLARAARRLLQEDAS; encoded by the coding sequence ATGACCGCGCTGAACCAGGATCCGCTCTGGTACAAGGACGCCGTCATCTATCAGGTGCACGTCAAGTCCTTCTACGATTCGAACGACGACGGCATCGGCGATTTCGCCGGGCTGATGGCGAAGCTCGATTACATCGCCGAATTGGGCGTCACCGCGATCTGGCTGCTGCCCTTCTACCCCAGCCCGCGCCGCGACGATGGCTATGACATCGGCGAATATCGCGAGGTCAGCCCCGATTACGGGACGATGGACGACGCGCGCGCCTTTATCGAGGCGGCGCATGCGCGCGGGATGCGCGTGATCACCGAGTTGGTGATCAACCACACGTCGGACCAGCATCCCTGGTTCCAGGCGGCGCGCAAGGCACCGCCGGGCAGCCCCGAGCGCGATTTCTATGTCTGGTCGGACAGCGACAAGCTGTATTCGGGCACGCGGATCATCTTCTGCGACACCGAGAAGTCGAACTGGACCTGGGACGACGAGGCTCAGGCGTATTTCTGGCATCGCTTCTATTCGCACCAGCCCGACCTCAATTTCGACAATCCGAAGGTGCTCGAAGAAGTGCTGTCGGTGATGCATTTCTGGCTCGACGCCGGGGTCGACGGGCTGCGGCTCGACGCGATCCCCTATCTAATCGAGCGCGACGGCACCTCGAACGAGAACCTGCCCGAAACGCACGAGGTGCTGAAAAAAATCCGCGCCAATCTCGACGCGCATTATCCCGATCGGATGCTGCTGGCCGAGGCCAATATGTGGCCCGAGGATACCCAGCAATATTTCGGCGACACCAACGACCAGGGCTATGGCGACGAATGCCATATGTCGTTCCATTTCCCGCTGATGCCGCGGATGTACATGGCGGTGGCGCAGGAGGATCGCTTCCCGATCACCGACATCATGCGCCAGACGCCAGACATTCCCGACAACTGCCAATGGGCGATCTTCCTGCGCAACCATGACGAGCTGACGCTTGAAATGGTGACCGATCAGGAACGCGATTACCTGTGGAACACCTATGCGGCCGACAAGCGCGCGCGGATCAACCTGGGCATCCGCCGCCGCCTGGCACCCTTGATGGAGCGCGATCGCCGGCGGATCGAGCTGATGAACGCGCTGCTGCTGACGATGCCGGGCACGCCGGTGCTATATTATGGCGACGAGATCGGGATGGGCGACAATGTCTATCTCGGCGATCGCGATGGCGTTCGCACCCCGATGCAATGGTCGTCGGATCGAAATGGCGGCTTTTCGCGCGCCGATCCCGCCAGCCTGACGCTGCCGCCGATCATGGACCCGCTCTATGGCTATCAAGCGGTGAACGTCGAGGCGCAGGAGCGCGACCAGCATTCGATGCTCAACTGGGTCAAGCGGATGCTGGCGGTGCGCCGCGAGCACCAGGCGTTCGGGCGCGGCACGCAGCGTTTCCTGCGGCCAGCCAACCGCAAGATCCTGGCGTATCTGCGTGAGTTCAGTGGCGAAGTGCTGCTGTGCGTCGCCAATCTGGGGCGCACCGCGCAGGCGGTCGAGCTCGACCTGCATGATTTCGTCGGGCGCACCCCGGTCGAGATGTCGGGCGGGGCGACCTTCCCGGCGATCGGCCAACTGCCCTATCTGCTGACGCTGCCGCCCTACGGCTTCCTGTGGTTCAAGCTGTCGGCCGACGAAGCCGCGCCCGAATGGTCGAGCGCCGCGCCGGGGGCCGATGTTGAACGCTACACCTTCGTGCTTCGCCCCGAACTGTCTGGGGTGACGCAGGGGCGTAACGCGCAGGTGCTCGAGGGCGAGATACTGCCGAGCTATGTCGCGCATCGCCGCTGGTTCGGCGAGAAGGACGAGACGATTGGGCAGGTGCGCGTCGCACGGACGATCGCGCTGCCGCAGGCGACCGATCTGGTGCTGTCGCTGATCGAGGTCAGCACCGGCGCGGGGACGCAGATTTATACGCTGCCGCTGGGAATCGCCTGGGAAGGCGAACAGCATGGACCGTTCGCCTCGAACCTGGCGATCGGCCGGGTGCGGCGCGAGCGACGCGTTGGGCTGCTTACCGATGGTTTTGCGGTGGCCGAATTCGCCGAGGCGGTGATCGGTGCGCTCAAGCGCGGCGATAGCGTCGCGATCGAGGGCGGTACGCTGCGCTTCACTGGCAGCGACGCGCTCGATATCGAGCCCGATGCGGTGCCCGAATGGATCGGTGCCGAGCAATCGAACAGCACGATGGTGCTGGGCGAACGCGCGGTGCTCAAGCTGCTGCGCAAGGTGCAGCCGGGCATCCATCCCGATGCCGAGATGGTGCGCTATCTCGCCGCCAATGGTTTCGAGAATGTGCCCGCGATCCTGGGCGAGGTCTGGCTCGACGAAGGCGATGCCTCGACCTTGCTGATGCTGGTCCAGCGTTTCGTCTATAATCAGGGCGATGGCTGGGCGTGGACGCTTGGCGTGCTCGACCGGCTGGCGACCGATGCCGATTGGAATTCGTCGAACTACGAGAATTTCGCGGCGAATATCGGGCGGCGGCTGGCGCAGATGCACGCCGTGCTGGCGGCACCGAGCGACGATGCCGCCTTCGCCCCCGAGGCGATGACGCTCGCCGATGCCGACAACCTGTCGGGACGGATCGAAGGGCAGGTCGACAAGGCACTGGGGTCGCTCGCCACCGCGACGCTGGGCGAGAATGATGCCGAGGCCGCCGCCTATCTGCGCGACAATCGGTCGGCGCTGATGGAACGGATCAAGGCGGTCGCGCGGCAGGCCGAAGGGCGCACGCGCACGCGCATCCATGGCGACCTGCATCTGGGGCAGATGCTGGTGACCGGCAGCGACGTGATGCTGATCGACTTCGAAGGCGAGCCGGTTCGCTCGCTCGACGAGCGCCGCGCCAAGGATCTGCCCGAGCGTGACATCGCCGGCGTATTGCGCTCGTTCGACTATGCCGCCGCGGTCGCCGAACATGCGCGCCCCGCGATGGCCGAGTCCGACGAGGCCCGCACCGACGCGCGCTACGATGCGTTCCGCCGCAGCGCCGCCGAAGCGTTCCTGCAAGGTTATCAGGGCGTGTCGGAAGCGATCGACGAACCGTTGCTCGACCTGATGGTGCTCGAAAAGGCGGCGTATGAGGTCGCCTATGAGGCGGCCAACCGCCCCGCCTGGATCGGCGTGCCGATCGCGGGACTTGCGCGCGCCGCCCGTCGCCTGTTGCAGGAGGATGCATCGTGA
- the glgB gene encoding 1,4-alpha-glucan branching protein GlgB produces MSGRNELLSATAALLESRLDDPFAMLGAHDGEVRTFQPGAEAVTLIARDDGRAIGALGELAPGLFVGRLEEDVPYALRIAWPGGAVQETEDAYGFGLVLGDLDLHLFNEGRHLDLARVMGAHPRSIEGIEGVAFSVWAPNARRASVVGDFNGWDGRRHPMRLRRGTGVWELFVPRIGAGTHYKFEIAGADGSIVQKADPLARQTELPPATGSIVAPVPDYAWSDGDWLAERAARHAPDAPISIYEVHPASWLRPGDDPTGTLDWQALGDRLIPYVVDMGFTHVELLPIMEHPFGGSWGYQPLSQFAPSARFGRPDQFAAFVDACHRSGIGVILDWVPAHFPTDAHGLAQFDGTPLYEHADPREGFHQDWNTLIYNLGRREVSGFLLASAFWWLETFHIDGLRVDAVASMLYRDYSRNAGEWVPNIHGGRENLESVEFLKRMNSVVAERFPGAMTIAEESTAWPGVSAPVPQGGLGFSYKWNMGWMHDTLQYAERDPMYRRWHHGELTFGMVYAFSEKFVLPISHDEVVHGKGSLIGKMPGDRWRKFANLRAYFSFMWTHPGKKLLFMGCEIAQDIEWNHDTQVAWHLLDQPEHAAMQRLLRDLNHLYTAEPALHAHDTDPAGFQWIVGADAERSILVYARRGGPGDAPVVVVINMSPEPQHGYRIGLPHAGRWREVLNSDADIYGGGNIGNGGMVLATDDPADGQPASAAIVVPPLAGMVLRFEGTDS; encoded by the coding sequence GTGAGCGGTCGCAACGAATTGCTAAGCGCGACCGCTGCGTTGCTCGAAAGCCGGCTCGACGATCCGTTCGCGATGCTCGGCGCGCATGATGGCGAGGTTCGCACCTTCCAGCCGGGGGCCGAGGCGGTGACGCTGATCGCCCGCGACGATGGCCGCGCGATCGGCGCGTTGGGCGAACTTGCCCCCGGGCTGTTCGTCGGTCGGCTGGAAGAGGACGTACCCTATGCGCTGCGCATCGCCTGGCCGGGCGGCGCGGTGCAGGAGACCGAAGACGCTTATGGCTTCGGACTGGTGCTCGGCGATCTCGACCTGCATTTGTTCAACGAAGGCCGCCATCTCGATCTGGCGCGCGTCATGGGCGCGCATCCCCGGTCGATCGAAGGCATCGAGGGCGTCGCCTTTTCGGTCTGGGCACCCAATGCCCGCCGCGCGTCGGTGGTCGGCGACTTCAACGGCTGGGACGGCCGGCGGCATCCGATGCGGTTGCGCCGGGGCACCGGGGTATGGGAGTTGTTCGTGCCGCGCATCGGTGCCGGCACGCATTACAAGTTCGAAATTGCTGGGGCCGATGGCAGCATCGTCCAAAAGGCCGATCCGCTCGCGCGCCAGACCGAATTGCCGCCCGCGACCGGATCGATCGTCGCGCCGGTGCCCGACTATGCCTGGTCCGATGGCGACTGGCTCGCCGAACGCGCCGCGCGCCATGCGCCCGATGCGCCGATTTCGATCTACGAAGTCCATCCTGCGTCGTGGCTGCGGCCCGGCGATGATCCGACGGGCACGCTCGACTGGCAGGCGCTGGGTGATCGGCTGATCCCCTATGTGGTCGATATGGGCTTCACGCATGTCGAATTGCTGCCGATCATGGAGCATCCCTTCGGCGGGTCGTGGGGCTATCAGCCATTGTCGCAATTCGCGCCCTCGGCGCGGTTCGGGCGGCCCGACCAGTTCGCCGCGTTCGTCGATGCGTGTCATCGCTCGGGGATCGGCGTGATCCTCGATTGGGTGCCCGCGCATTTCCCGACCGACGCGCATGGCCTGGCGCAGTTCGACGGCACGCCGCTGTACGAACACGCCGATCCGCGCGAGGGGTTCCACCAGGATTGGAACACGCTGATCTACAATCTCGGGCGGCGCGAAGTGTCGGGCTTCCTGCTCGCCTCGGCCTTTTGGTGGCTCGAGACTTTCCATATCGACGGGCTGCGCGTCGATGCGGTCGCCTCGATGCTGTACCGCGATTACAGCCGCAACGCCGGCGAATGGGTACCCAACATCCATGGCGGGCGCGAGAATCTCGAATCGGTCGAGTTCCTCAAGCGGATGAACAGCGTCGTCGCCGAACGCTTCCCCGGCGCGATGACGATCGCCGAGGAATCGACCGCGTGGCCGGGCGTGTCGGCGCCGGTGCCACAAGGGGGCCTTGGCTTTTCGTACAAATGGAACATGGGCTGGATGCACGACACGCTCCAATATGCTGAGCGCGATCCGATGTATCGCCGCTGGCACCATGGCGAGCTGACCTTCGGGATGGTCTATGCCTTTTCCGAAAAGTTCGTGCTGCCGATCAGCCATGACGAGGTCGTCCACGGCAAGGGCTCGCTGATCGGCAAGATGCCCGGCGATCGCTGGCGCAAATTCGCCAACCTGCGCGCCTATTTCAGCTTCATGTGGACGCATCCGGGCAAGAAATTGCTCTTCATGGGCTGCGAGATCGCGCAGGACATCGAATGGAACCACGACACCCAGGTGGCGTGGCATTTGCTCGACCAGCCCGAACATGCAGCGATGCAGCGGCTGCTGCGCGACCTGAACCACCTCTACACCGCCGAGCCCGCGCTCCATGCGCACGACACCGACCCGGCGGGGTTCCAGTGGATCGTCGGCGCCGATGCCGAACGCAGCATCCTCGTCTATGCGCGCCGCGGCGGGCCGGGCGACGCGCCGGTGGTGGTGGTCATCAACATGAGCCCCGAACCGCAGCATGGCTATCGCATCGGCCTGCCGCACGCGGGGCGGTGGCGCGAAGTGCTCAATAGTGACGCCGACATCTATGGCGGCGGGAACATCGGCAATGGCGGGATGGTTCTTGCCACCGACGACCCGGCCGACGGCCAGCCCGCCAGCGCCGCCATCGTCGTACCGCCGCTTGCCGGCATGGTGCTCCGTTTCGAAGGAACCGACAGTTGA
- the glgX gene encoding glycogen debranching protein GlgX, with product MNSLPDRLESGSAYPLGASFDGLGVNFAVFSAHAEKIELCVFDETGKRELRRYELPEWTDEVWHGYLPEAGPGLLYGYRAHGRYAPEEGHRFNSNKLLLDPYARKLSGPVRWTDALHGYQVRSRREDLSFDRRDSAIAMPKAVVVDDHFDWSRDVKPNTPWSETVIYEAHVKGLTKLFDLVPPRERGTYAALGHPKVIEHLKRIGVTALELMPIHAFTQDRFLQEKGLRNYWGYNTLGFFAPEQSYFATDTQDELRRAVRRLHAAGIEVILDVVYNHTCEGSERGPTLSWRGLDNATYYRLLPDNPRYAINDTGTGNTLNLTKARVIQMVADSLRYWATSFGIDGFRFDLGLTLGREDDGFDPGAAFFDVLRQDPVLGRLKLMTEPWDIGPGGYQLGNFPPSFAEWNDKYRDTVRKFWRGDPSQRGDLAARLAGSGDLFDRRARRPWASVNLIGAHDGFTLFDTVAYEQRHNEANGEDNRDGHSENYSRNWGAEGPTDDPDINDARQRVMRSMLTTLFTSLGTPLLVAGDEFGRTQNGNNNAYCQDNEISWLDWQRARSPEGEALIDFTARLAALRRRYPMLRAGNFLYGDGAPGQGIDDLEWWDERGEQLSPEDWDNPQGRALVMRRSMRLENGEIELVSLLLNASPEPIVFKMPSPGGARMIVIDSAKPDQGAIEVQDEYEVGPQGAALATRTMAPE from the coding sequence TTGAATTCACTACCCGACCGGCTCGAATCCGGGTCTGCCTATCCCTTGGGCGCGTCGTTCGACGGCCTTGGCGTCAACTTCGCGGTGTTTTCGGCGCATGCCGAGAAGATCGAACTGTGCGTGTTCGACGAGACGGGCAAGCGCGAGCTTCGCCGCTACGAATTGCCCGAATGGACCGACGAAGTCTGGCACGGCTATCTGCCCGAGGCTGGACCTGGGCTGCTCTACGGCTATCGCGCGCATGGCCGCTATGCGCCCGAGGAAGGGCATCGCTTCAATTCGAACAAGCTGCTGCTCGACCCTTATGCGCGCAAGCTTTCGGGGCCGGTGCGCTGGACCGATGCGCTGCACGGCTATCAGGTGCGGTCGCGCCGTGAGGATCTGAGCTTCGATCGCCGCGACAGCGCGATCGCGATGCCCAAGGCAGTGGTGGTCGACGATCATTTCGACTGGTCGCGCGACGTGAAGCCCAACACCCCCTGGTCCGAGACGGTGATCTACGAAGCGCACGTCAAGGGGCTGACCAAGCTGTTCGACCTGGTGCCGCCGCGTGAGCGCGGCACCTATGCGGCGCTTGGCCATCCCAAGGTGATCGAGCATTTGAAGCGCATCGGCGTGACCGCGCTCGAGCTGATGCCGATCCATGCCTTCACGCAGGACCGCTTCCTGCAGGAAAAGGGGCTGCGCAACTATTGGGGCTATAACACGCTGGGCTTCTTCGCGCCCGAGCAGAGCTATTTCGCGACCGACACCCAGGACGAATTGCGCCGCGCGGTCCGCCGGCTGCATGCCGCGGGGATCGAGGTGATCCTCGACGTCGTCTACAACCACACTTGCGAAGGCTCGGAGCGCGGGCCGACCTTGTCGTGGCGCGGGCTCGACAACGCCACCTATTACCGGTTGCTGCCCGATAATCCGCGCTATGCGATCAACGACACCGGCACCGGCAACACGCTGAACCTCACCAAGGCGCGGGTGATCCAGATGGTCGCCGACAGCCTTCGCTATTGGGCGACCAGCTTTGGGATCGACGGCTTCCGCTTCGATCTGGGGCTGACGCTGGGGCGCGAGGATGACGGGTTCGATCCGGGGGCGGCGTTCTTCGACGTCCTGCGCCAGGATCCGGTGCTGGGCCGGCTGAAGCTGATGACCGAGCCGTGGGACATCGGTCCGGGCGGCTATCAGCTCGGCAATTTCCCGCCGTCGTTCGCCGAATGGAACGACAAATATCGCGATACGGTGCGCAAGTTCTGGCGCGGCGATCCCTCGCAGCGCGGGGACCTGGCGGCGCGACTGGCTGGGTCGGGCGATCTGTTCGACCGGCGCGCGCGGCGTCCCTGGGCCAGCGTCAACCTGATCGGCGCGCATGACGGCTTCACGCTATTCGACACCGTCGCCTATGAACAACGCCACAACGAGGCCAATGGCGAGGATAATCGCGACGGCCATTCGGAGAATTATTCGCGCAACTGGGGAGCCGAGGGGCCGACCGACGATCCCGATATCAACGACGCGCGCCAGCGAGTGATGCGCTCGATGCTGACGACCTTGTTCACGTCGCTCGGCACGCCATTGCTGGTCGCGGGCGACGAGTTCGGACGGACGCAAAACGGCAACAACAACGCCTATTGCCAGGACAACGAGATCAGCTGGCTCGATTGGCAACGGGCGCGTTCGCCCGAGGGCGAGGCGCTGATCGACTTCACCGCGCGGCTAGCCGCACTCCGCCGCCGCTACCCGATGCTGCGGGCAGGCAATTTCCTCTACGGCGATGGCGCGCCGGGGCAGGGGATCGACGACCTCGAATGGTGGGACGAACGCGGCGAACAATTGTCGCCCGAAGATTGGGACAATCCCCAGGGTCGTGCGCTGGTGATGCGCCGGTCGATGCGGCTCGAAAATGGCGAGATCGAGCTGGTGTCGTTGCTGCTCAACGCATCGCCCGAGCCGATCGTGTTCAAGATGCCGTCGCCCGGCGGCGCGCGGATGATCGTGATCGACAGCGCCAAGCCTGACCAAGGAGCGATCGAGGTCCAGGACGAATATGAGGTCGGCCCGCAGGGCGCGGCGCTGGCCACGCGGACGATGGCTCCCGAATGA